One candidate division TA06 bacterium DNA window includes the following coding sequences:
- the cas4 gene encoding CRISPR-associated protein Cas4, producing MNYSEDELIQLSALQHLVFCSRQCALIHIEQVWSENLFTAEGRIMHDKVDTANRESRGKIRIEYGVPLRSLRLGLSGKADVVEFHKKNNGTWQPFPVEYKRGKPKIDDSDKVQLCAQAICLEEMLNVEINKGALFYGQTRRREDVTFDNVLRIETEETARKVHELIESGITPRAEYSAKCKKCSLVELCLPKTCSKARSVRNYLLTATEEE from the coding sequence TTGAATTATTCCGAAGATGAACTCATTCAGCTTTCAGCTTTGCAGCACCTTGTGTTCTGCTCCCGGCAGTGCGCCCTAATCCATATCGAACAGGTCTGGAGCGAAAACCTTTTTACTGCCGAAGGCAGGATCATGCACGACAAGGTCGACACCGCAAACCGGGAATCAAGAGGCAAGATTCGTATTGAATACGGTGTCCCGCTGCGGTCATTGAGACTTGGATTGAGCGGCAAGGCGGACGTTGTCGAGTTCCACAAAAAGAATAACGGGACGTGGCAGCCTTTTCCTGTGGAATACAAACGCGGGAAACCAAAGATTGACGATAGCGATAAAGTTCAGCTTTGCGCCCAGGCGATTTGCCTTGAAGAAATGCTCAATGTCGAAATCAATAAGGGGGCTCTTTTTTACGGACAGACCCGGCGCAGGGAGGATGTGACTTTCGATAACGTTTTAAGAATCGAGACAGAAGAAACAGCGAGAAAGGTTCATGAGCTTATCGAATCGGGCATTACACCAAGGGCAGAATATTCGGCAAAGTGCAAAAAGTGTTCGTTGGTGGAACTATGCCTGCCAAAAACATGCAGTAAGGCAAGATCGGTGCGCAATTATTTACTTACGGCAACGGAGGAGGAATAA
- a CDS encoding four helix bundle protein: MTEKIQPPQLIPPHGGYRNLRSYQTAELVYDYTVVFCDRFIDKRSRTHDQMVQAARSGVQNIAEGSMASATSKKTELKLTSVARASLEELLLDFQAFLRQRGLRIWAKDSPEALAVRKHFQSDRPDMPDRSDPYSLKTASPEVAANTMICLTNQASYLLGRQLKKLEQQFLTEGGFTERLYNARSQMRNGRR; the protein is encoded by the coding sequence ATGACTGAAAAGATACAACCACCACAACTCATCCCGCCTCACGGCGGCTACCGCAATCTGAGGTCCTATCAGACTGCTGAGCTTGTCTATGACTACACCGTGGTATTTTGCGACCGTTTTATCGACAAGAGATCGCGCACTCATGATCAGATGGTGCAGGCAGCGCGGAGCGGTGTGCAGAACATCGCAGAAGGAAGCATGGCTTCCGCAACCTCGAAGAAGACAGAGCTCAAGCTGACCAGCGTTGCCCGAGCGAGTCTGGAAGAGTTGCTACTGGACTTCCAGGCTTTTCTCCGGCAAAGGGGCTTGCGCATCTGGGCCAAAGATTCACCAGAAGCTCTTGCTGTGAGAAAACATTTTCAGTCCGACAGGCCAGACATGCCTGACAGGTCAGACCCTTATTCTTTAAAGACAGCTTCACCTGAGGTTGCAGCCAACACAATGATTTGCCTGACCAACCAGGCCAGCTATCTTCTTGGGCGGCAGCTTAAAAAGCTCGAACAGCAATTTTTGACAGAGGGCGGATTCACTGAGAGGCTCTATAATGCGCGATCACAAATGCGCAATGGGAGAAGGTAG
- the cas7c gene encoding type I-C CRISPR-associated protein Cas7/Csd2, whose translation MNKTIKNRYEFILLFDVKNGNPNGDPDGGNMPRIDPETGHGITTDVCLKRKIRNYVDLVKKNDSPYEIHVREGAFLSEHHRRAHTALTDEKLFVHVPSDLLDELANYQGYPEGVGFENEGIYLKLSGDIDKAKKAVVKLKDISDASMAKLKELFVDSKEMVAKKWMCKNFFDVRTFGAVMSTGDKTCGQVRGPVQLGFARSIDPIVGLDIAMFRTAAVTVDKPDDKGLGARKAIVPYGLYRVHGFISAPFAKQTGFSEEDLNLFWNALQNMFDHDRSAARGEMAARKLIVFKHESELGSAPAHKLFDLVSVTRVNGNNDPARAFSDYTVSIDNTNVPKGVTLEEKF comes from the coding sequence ATGAATAAGACAATAAAAAACCGTTATGAATTCATTTTGTTGTTTGATGTGAAAAATGGCAACCCGAATGGTGATCCTGATGGAGGGAATATGCCACGCATCGACCCAGAGACGGGACACGGTATCACAACGGATGTCTGCTTGAAGCGCAAGATTAGAAATTACGTGGACTTGGTAAAGAAAAATGATTCTCCTTACGAAATACATGTCCGTGAAGGCGCATTTCTTTCGGAGCATCATAGACGGGCTCATACGGCTTTGACTGATGAAAAATTGTTTGTCCATGTGCCGTCTGATTTACTGGATGAACTGGCTAACTATCAGGGCTATCCTGAAGGAGTTGGTTTTGAAAATGAGGGTATTTATCTCAAACTTAGTGGTGATATAGACAAAGCCAAAAAAGCAGTTGTTAAATTAAAAGATATTTCTGATGCGTCCATGGCCAAGCTTAAAGAGTTGTTTGTTGATAGCAAGGAGATGGTAGCAAAAAAATGGATGTGTAAGAATTTCTTTGATGTACGAACTTTTGGAGCAGTAATGTCCACAGGTGATAAAACATGTGGACAGGTTCGAGGCCCTGTTCAGCTTGGTTTTGCAAGAAGTATCGACCCAATTGTCGGCTTGGATATAGCTATGTTCAGGACAGCAGCAGTTACAGTTGATAAACCAGATGATAAGGGACTTGGAGCAAGGAAGGCAATTGTCCCCTACGGCCTGTATCGTGTCCATGGGTTTATTTCCGCTCCTTTTGCTAAACAGACTGGATTCTCTGAAGAGGATTTGAATCTGTTCTGGAATGCTCTGCAAAACATGTTTGATCACGACCGGTCTGCTGCCCGTGGCGAAATGGCAGCCAGGAAATTGATAGTTTTTAAGCACGAAAGTGAACTTGGCAGTGCACCGGCGCATAAGCTCTTTGACCTTGTGAGCGTGACAAGAGTAAACGGCAACAACGACCCCGCACGGGCATTCTCAGACTATACTGTGTCAATAGATAATACAAATGTTCCGAAGGGTGTCACTTTAGAGGAGAAATTCTGA